The Flavobacterium sp. HJ-32-4 genome contains a region encoding:
- a CDS encoding type II toxin-antitoxin system RelE/ParE family toxin has translation MRFFETVFLEEAANFLSGLDEKTVRKVLYNIDLAEQTNDPRIFKKLQKDIWEFRTKYAGIQVRLLAFWDKNDHKKTLVVATHGFIKKVDKVPISEIDRAVRLRNNYLNRSK, from the coding sequence ATGCGATTTTTTGAGACAGTATTCCTGGAGGAAGCGGCAAATTTCCTGTCTGGATTGGATGAAAAGACAGTTAGAAAAGTGCTTTACAACATTGATCTGGCTGAGCAAACAAATGATCCCAGGATCTTCAAGAAACTGCAAAAAGACATATGGGAGTTTCGGACGAAGTACGCCGGAATACAGGTCAGACTTTTGGCATTTTGGGACAAGAACGACCATAAAAAAACATTGGTTGTTGCGACGCATGGTTTTATTAAAAAAGTCGATAAAGTTCCCATCAGCGAAATCGATCGGGCGGTACGACTCCGAAACAACTATCTTAACCGAAGTAAATAA
- a CDS encoding lipopolysaccharide assembly protein LapB, translating into MNLSNEEEDYSLSLSRFESMLKTNKVFFFDSEEFEEIILHYLDMGKASLAKKALKLALEQHPRSTGLKLVQVEMLIYEDKLDQAEKLLNELYAIEPQNEEIYIQKASIYSKRDDHENAVELLKVALTYTDDLADVYNLMGMEYLFMDNLEKAKESFTRCLEEDPYDQAALYNVVYCYEFLDQNADAITYLDGYIDRNPYSEIAWHQKGRLHYGLKQYEDSLRAFDYATLIDDEFMGAFMEKAKSLERLKRYEEAIEAYNRTIELDDATSYALLRIGKCHEKMGDLATALKFYNRTVHEDPLLDKGWIAITDLFLRKKNFQKALFYVRKALNIDEQNRSYWKRYAAICREMNLFEEAELGYRKAVEFGDAQLDTWLFWVDVLQFLGEFGSAVDTLLQALEFFPEEYEIEYRLAGLYFMQHQDEKGSFHLANGLRLNSKHLTLLEDLFPVVWSRKAVQSEIRKHNNGRS; encoded by the coding sequence ATGAACCTCAGCAACGAAGAAGAAGACTACAGCCTCTCTCTGTCCCGATTCGAAAGCATGCTGAAGACCAACAAGGTTTTCTTCTTTGATTCGGAGGAATTCGAAGAGATCATACTCCACTACCTCGACATGGGGAAGGCCTCGCTTGCCAAAAAAGCGCTGAAGCTCGCCCTCGAGCAACACCCCCGCTCTACCGGACTCAAGTTGGTGCAGGTGGAAATGCTCATTTACGAGGACAAGCTTGACCAGGCCGAGAAGTTACTGAACGAACTCTACGCCATCGAGCCACAGAACGAGGAAATCTACATACAGAAAGCAAGTATCTACAGCAAACGCGACGACCACGAGAATGCCGTTGAATTGCTGAAAGTGGCGTTGACTTATACCGATGACCTGGCGGATGTTTACAACCTGATGGGAATGGAATACCTCTTCATGGATAACCTGGAAAAGGCTAAGGAGAGTTTTACCCGTTGCCTGGAGGAAGATCCGTATGACCAGGCAGCCTTGTATAACGTGGTGTATTGCTACGAATTCCTCGACCAAAATGCCGATGCCATCACCTACCTCGACGGCTATATCGACCGCAACCCGTACAGTGAAATCGCCTGGCACCAGAAAGGACGTCTGCACTACGGACTGAAACAATACGAAGATTCGCTACGGGCTTTTGACTACGCTACCCTCATCGACGACGAGTTCATGGGTGCGTTCATGGAAAAGGCCAAATCACTCGAACGGCTGAAACGCTACGAAGAGGCCATCGAAGCCTATAACCGTACGATTGAACTCGACGACGCCACCTCCTACGCCCTGTTACGCATTGGCAAATGCCATGAGAAGATGGGCGATTTGGCAACGGCATTGAAGTTCTACAACCGCACCGTACACGAAGATCCGCTGTTGGACAAAGGATGGATTGCCATCACCGATTTGTTCCTGCGGAAGAAGAATTTCCAGAAAGCGCTTTTCTATGTACGGAAAGCCCTCAACATCGACGAACAGAACCGTTCGTACTGGAAACGCTATGCCGCCATCTGTCGTGAGATGAACCTCTTTGAAGAAGCCGAACTCGGTTATCGCAAAGCGGTGGAATTCGGCGATGCCCAACTCGACACCTGGTTGTTCTGGGTGGATGTATTGCAGTTTTTGGGGGAATTCGGAAGTGCCGTCGATACGTTGTTGCAGGCATTGGAGTTCTTTCCGGAAGAATACGAAATCGAGTACCGCCTGGCCGGATTGTATTTCATGCAACACCAGGATGAAAAAGGTTCGTTTCACCTCGCCAACGGCCTACGCCTCAATTCGAAACACCTGACCTTGCTGGAAGACCTCTTCCCGGTGGTTTGGTCGCGCAAAGCCGTACAGTCGGAAATCCGGAAACACAACAACGGCCGGAGTTGA
- the prfA gene encoding peptide chain release factor 1, translating into MLDRLQYVKQRFDEVSDLIIQPDVIADQKRYVALNKEYKDLKALNEKREEYANLLGNIEEANEIIADGSDAEMVEMAQMQLEEARERLPKLEDEIKFMLIPKDPEDAKNVMMEIRAGTGGDEASIFAGDLYRMYTKFCENRGWRTSIVDLNEGTSGGFKEIIFEVTGEDVYGTLKFEAGVHRVQRVPQTETQGRIHTSAATVMVLPEAEEFDVQIDMNDVRIDLFCSSGPGGQSVNTTKSAVRLTHIPTGLVAQCQDEKSQHKNKDKALTVLRSRLYEMELAKKQEEDAKRRSSQVSSGDRSAKIRTYNYPQGRVTDHRIGLTLYDLDSVMNGSIQRIVDELQLVNNTEKLKEASEVY; encoded by the coding sequence ATGCTTGACCGATTGCAATATGTGAAACAACGCTTCGACGAGGTGTCCGACCTGATCATCCAACCGGACGTCATCGCCGACCAGAAGCGGTATGTGGCACTTAATAAAGAATACAAAGACCTGAAAGCGCTCAACGAGAAGCGCGAGGAATACGCCAACCTGCTGGGTAACATCGAAGAGGCCAACGAAATCATCGCCGATGGTTCCGATGCCGAAATGGTGGAAATGGCGCAAATGCAACTCGAGGAGGCGCGCGAACGGCTGCCGAAACTGGAAGACGAAATCAAATTCATGCTCATCCCGAAAGATCCGGAAGACGCCAAAAACGTCATGATGGAAATCCGGGCGGGCACGGGCGGTGACGAAGCCTCTATCTTTGCGGGCGACCTTTACCGGATGTACACCAAATTCTGCGAAAACCGTGGATGGCGTACGTCCATCGTCGACCTAAACGAAGGCACGTCGGGCGGTTTCAAGGAAATCATCTTTGAAGTCACCGGCGAAGACGTCTACGGCACCCTCAAATTCGAGGCGGGTGTGCACCGCGTACAGCGCGTACCACAAACCGAAACCCAGGGCCGTATACACACCTCCGCCGCGACGGTGATGGTGCTGCCGGAAGCCGAGGAATTCGACGTCCAGATCGACATGAACGACGTGCGTATCGACCTGTTCTGTTCCTCAGGGCCGGGCGGGCAATCCGTGAACACGACTAAATCGGCCGTACGCTTGACGCACATCCCAACCGGACTCGTCGCGCAGTGCCAGGATGAGAAGTCACAGCACAAGAACAAAGACAAGGCGCTGACCGTACTCCGCTCGCGTCTCTACGAAATGGAACTCGCCAAGAAACAGGAGGAAGACGCCAAACGCCGCTCGTCGCAGGTAAGCTCAGGTGACCGTTCGGCCAAGATACGTACCTACAACTACCCACAGGGGCGGGTCACCGATCACCGCATCGGCCTCACGCTCTATGATCTTGACAGCGTCATGAACGGCAGTATACAACGTATCGTCGACGAATTGCAATTGGTGAATAATACAGAGAAGTTGAAAGAGGCGAGTGAGGTGTATTAA
- the pyrF gene encoding orotidine-5'-phosphate decarboxylase, protein MTTQQLIQQIRIKKSFLCIGLDPDLAKLPKVLQGADDPIFEFNKAIIDATHYLAVAYKPNVAFYEAHGLKGWQSLKKTIDYLNTQHPEIFTIADAKRGDIGNTSAMYAKAFFEDLAFDSITVAPYMGKDSVEPFLEFPDKHTILLALTSNEGAFDFQTVKAGRVELYKKVLATSRSWKNSENLMYVVGATKAEYLKEVREIVPESFLLVPGVGAQGGSLSEVCKYGMTDNVGLLVNSSRAIIYASKEADFAERAREEAFRIQEEMRHILANY, encoded by the coding sequence ATGACCACCCAACAACTCATCCAGCAAATCCGCATCAAGAAATCGTTCCTGTGTATCGGGCTCGACCCGGATCTGGCCAAGTTGCCGAAGGTGTTGCAAGGGGCTGACGATCCGATTTTCGAATTCAATAAAGCGATTATCGATGCGACGCACTACCTGGCGGTGGCGTATAAGCCGAATGTGGCGTTTTATGAGGCACATGGACTCAAGGGCTGGCAGTCGCTCAAAAAGACCATTGACTATCTCAATACCCAGCATCCCGAAATCTTTACCATTGCCGATGCCAAACGGGGCGATATCGGCAATACCTCGGCGATGTATGCCAAGGCATTCTTCGAAGACCTGGCATTCGACAGTATCACCGTAGCGCCCTATATGGGAAAAGATTCTGTTGAACCGTTCCTGGAATTTCCCGACAAGCACACCATCCTGCTGGCACTGACCTCCAACGAAGGGGCCTTCGATTTCCAAACGGTCAAAGCGGGTCGCGTTGAACTCTATAAAAAAGTGCTGGCGACCTCGCGTTCGTGGAAAAATAGCGAAAACCTCATGTATGTCGTGGGGGCAACCAAAGCTGAATACCTGAAAGAAGTGCGGGAGATTGTTCCGGAGAGTTTTCTTTTAGTACCGGGCGTCGGCGCGCAGGGTGGAAGCCTATCGGAAGTCTGTAAATATGGTATGACCGATAACGTCGGCTTATTGGTGAATTCCTCCCGCGCGATCATCTACGCATCAAAAGAAGCCGATTTCGCCGAACGCGCGCGCGAAGAGGCCTTCCGCATCCAGGAAGAGATGCGCCACATACTGGCGAACTACTGA
- a CDS encoding homoserine kinase, which yields MSLRLFSPATIANLSCGFDVLGLCLDGIGDEMVIRKTEEKGVRIVKIEGADLPMKADRNVAGVAAMALLEALRSDAGFEIEIYKKIKAGSGIGSSAASSAGAVFGVNELLGRPFSRKELVQFAMEGEKLASGTAHADNVAPALLGGVTLIRSTMPLDIIRIESPDELFATVIHPQIELKTSDARSVLKNNVALKSAITQWGNVGGLVAGLYTHDYDLIGRSLHDDIVEPVRSVLIPGFDTLKQTAKKAGALGSGISGSGPSVFALSRGRETAERVADALCTIYDIISLPYEIHVSAVNPEGVRILS from the coding sequence ATGTCACTCAGACTTTTCTCCCCCGCCACCATAGCCAATCTCTCTTGCGGGTTTGACGTGCTCGGACTCTGCCTCGACGGTATAGGCGACGAGATGGTGATACGCAAAACGGAGGAAAAAGGCGTACGGATCGTCAAAATCGAAGGCGCCGACCTGCCTATGAAAGCCGACCGCAACGTAGCCGGGGTGGCGGCGATGGCGCTGTTGGAAGCCCTTCGCAGCGACGCCGGGTTTGAGATCGAGATCTATAAGAAAATCAAGGCCGGCAGTGGGATCGGCAGTTCGGCAGCAAGCTCGGCCGGAGCCGTGTTCGGTGTCAACGAATTGCTGGGACGACCGTTTTCCCGCAAGGAACTGGTGCAATTTGCGATGGAAGGCGAAAAATTGGCGTCGGGCACGGCACATGCCGATAACGTGGCACCCGCCCTGCTCGGTGGCGTTACACTGATCAGGAGCACGATGCCACTTGACATCATCCGGATTGAGAGTCCTGATGAATTGTTCGCCACCGTCATCCATCCCCAAATTGAACTCAAGACCTCCGACGCGCGTTCCGTCCTCAAAAACAACGTCGCCCTTAAAAGCGCCATTACGCAATGGGGCAATGTCGGTGGTTTGGTCGCCGGACTCTACACCCACGATTACGACCTCATCGGCCGCAGCCTGCACGACGACATTGTTGAGCCGGTGCGCAGCGTGCTGATACCGGGTTTTGACACACTGAAACAGACGGCGAAGAAAGCCGGGGCGCTGGGAAGCGGCATTTCAGGTTCGGGCCCGTCGGTATTCGCGCTCAGCCGGGGTCGCGAAACGGCTGAACGTGTGGCCGATGCCCTTTGCACTATATATGACATCATTAGCCTTCCGTATGAAATACACGTTTCGGCGGTAAATCCGGAAGGCGTTCGAATACTCAGTTGA
- a CDS encoding aspartate aminotransferase family protein: MLTDFLKYQAQTSPYPLGMEVSHADGSYIYDVNGKRYLDFVAGVSACSLGHRPERVNQAIKDQLDRYSHVMVYGEYAQDPAVAYCKLLVAHLPEPLEKVYLVNSGTEATEGALKLARRVTGRSELISCHNAYHGNTMGSMSVMGFEERKQVFRPLVPDVAFITFNNDDDLLRITERTAGVIVESIQGGAGFIEPKNGWFRRLRERCTAVGAMLIVDEIQPGFGRTGKLFGFENYDVVPDIVIMGKGMGGGMPVGAFVASGQHLDLLTHDPKLGHITTFGGHPVIAAACLATLQEITETGLMKAALEKEKLFRTLLVHPLIEEVRGRGLMLAAMTADPEITNQAVLRCHEKGLILFWLLFEGRAIRITPPLTVSEDEIREGCAVLLETLDEIAKELDNLSIRK; encoded by the coding sequence TTGCTTACCGACTTCCTAAAATACCAAGCCCAAACCTCTCCCTACCCGTTAGGGATGGAGGTGTCGCATGCCGACGGGTCGTATATCTACGACGTCAACGGCAAGCGCTATCTTGATTTCGTGGCGGGGGTGTCGGCCTGTTCGCTGGGGCATCGCCCGGAACGGGTCAACCAGGCCATCAAAGACCAACTCGACCGGTATTCGCATGTGATGGTGTATGGGGAATACGCCCAGGATCCGGCGGTGGCGTATTGTAAGTTGCTGGTGGCGCACCTACCGGAACCGCTTGAAAAGGTGTATTTGGTCAATTCAGGGACGGAAGCCACGGAAGGCGCGCTGAAACTCGCCCGACGGGTTACGGGACGCAGTGAACTTATTTCCTGCCACAATGCCTATCACGGCAATACCATGGGCTCGATGAGCGTTATGGGTTTTGAAGAACGCAAACAGGTATTCCGGCCTTTGGTGCCCGATGTGGCGTTCATCACGTTCAACAACGACGACGATTTGCTGCGGATCACCGAGCGCACGGCCGGTGTGATCGTAGAAAGTATACAGGGCGGTGCCGGTTTCATCGAACCGAAAAACGGCTGGTTCCGTCGCCTGCGGGAGCGCTGTACGGCGGTGGGTGCGATGCTGATCGTCGATGAGATACAGCCGGGCTTTGGACGCACGGGAAAGCTGTTTGGATTTGAAAATTACGATGTCGTTCCGGATATCGTCATCATGGGAAAGGGAATGGGAGGCGGCATGCCGGTCGGTGCCTTCGTAGCCAGTGGCCAACACCTTGACCTACTGACACACGATCCGAAACTCGGACATATTACGACCTTCGGCGGACATCCTGTCATAGCGGCTGCCTGCCTGGCGACGCTGCAGGAAATCACGGAAACCGGACTCATGAAGGCCGCTTTGGAAAAAGAAAAACTGTTTAGGACGCTATTGGTCCATCCTTTGATAGAAGAGGTACGCGGACGTGGACTGATGCTTGCCGCGATGACCGCCGATCCGGAGATTACGAACCAGGCGGTGTTGCGCTGCCACGAAAAAGGCCTGATCTTATTCTGGCTGTTGTTCGAAGGACGTGCCATCCGGATCACCCCGCCGCTCACCGTCTCAGAAGACGAAATCAGGGAAGGATGCGCGGTGCTGCTTGAAACGCTGGATGAGATAGCGAAGGAATTAGATAATTTGTCAATTAGAAAATGA
- a CDS encoding low molecular weight protein tyrosine phosphatase family protein, with amino-acid sequence MKNLLFVCSRNKWRSLTAEKVFSRQPGIDVKSAGTEPSARIKVTAQLLSWADIILVMEKEHKVKLCERFPDVIRDKELYVLDIPDRYRFMDPELIEELKIAVAAYI; translated from the coding sequence TTGAAAAACCTTCTTTTCGTCTGCAGCCGGAACAAATGGAGAAGCCTTACGGCGGAGAAGGTCTTTTCACGTCAGCCCGGCATTGACGTAAAGTCAGCCGGCACCGAACCCTCTGCGCGCATTAAAGTGACGGCCCAATTGCTTTCGTGGGCTGACATCATCCTGGTGATGGAGAAAGAACATAAGGTGAAGTTGTGCGAGCGGTTCCCCGACGTGATCCGCGATAAGGAGCTCTACGTGCTGGACATACCGGATCGGTATCGGTTTATGGACCCCGAACTGATAGAAGAATTGAAAATCGCAGTGGCAGCGTATATCTGA
- the thrC gene encoding threonine synthase has protein sequence MNYYSLNGSAPDVRFEEAVVRGLAPDRGLYFPRHIPQLPDAFFDTIETRSDAEIAFEAIRPFVGDSIPETELRRIVTETLCFGFPLVEVEKDIFSLELFHGPTMAFKDVGARFMARCLGYFNRDKPEQHNTVLVATSGDTGGAVASGFLGVPGVDVVILYPSGKVSDVQERQLTTLGQNIRALEVDGVFDDCQDMVKQAFLDPELASCHLTSANSINVARWLPQMFYYFIAYRELKKLGKPLVVACPSGNFGNICAGIMAKRMGLPIARFVAATNVNDTVPRFMETGQYEARPSIATISNAMDVGNPSNFIRIQELYGHDIARFEADFASYAFSDATTLDAIRTIYDQSGYVAEPHGAVGYLGVKEALSKFDGIGVFLETAHPIKFPETVEPTLGITLPYPEQIRAVLGKEKVKTPIATYEELKDFLIK, from the coding sequence ATGAACTATTACAGCCTCAACGGGTCGGCGCCGGATGTGCGTTTTGAAGAAGCGGTGGTACGTGGACTCGCACCCGACCGCGGACTCTACTTTCCCCGCCACATTCCGCAATTGCCGGATGCTTTTTTCGACACCATCGAAACACGCTCGGATGCCGAAATTGCGTTCGAAGCCATACGCCCATTTGTGGGCGACAGCATACCGGAAACGGAATTACGACGCATTGTAACGGAAACGCTTTGTTTTGGTTTTCCGTTGGTGGAAGTCGAAAAGGACATCTTCTCGCTTGAACTCTTTCACGGCCCCACGATGGCGTTCAAAGACGTCGGCGCGCGTTTTATGGCACGTTGCCTCGGCTATTTCAACCGCGACAAGCCGGAACAGCACAACACGGTGTTGGTGGCAACGTCGGGCGATACCGGAGGCGCCGTAGCCAGCGGTTTTCTGGGCGTGCCGGGCGTAGATGTCGTTATCCTCTACCCTTCGGGCAAAGTCAGCGACGTGCAGGAACGGCAATTGACCACACTCGGCCAGAACATCCGCGCGTTGGAAGTAGACGGTGTCTTCGACGATTGCCAGGATATGGTCAAACAAGCCTTCCTCGACCCGGAACTGGCGTCATGCCATCTCACTTCGGCCAATTCGATCAATGTGGCGCGTTGGTTGCCGCAGATGTTCTATTATTTCATTGCGTATCGCGAATTGAAAAAGCTGGGAAAACCGCTCGTCGTGGCGTGTCCGAGTGGCAACTTCGGTAACATCTGTGCGGGTATCATGGCGAAACGGATGGGCCTCCCGATTGCCCGGTTCGTAGCGGCGACCAATGTGAATGATACGGTACCGCGTTTTATGGAAACGGGGCAGTATGAAGCCCGTCCGTCTATCGCGACGATTTCAAATGCCATGGATGTGGGGAACCCCAGTAATTTCATTCGCATTCAGGAATTGTATGGCCATGACATTGCCCGCTTCGAAGCCGATTTCGCTTCGTATGCCTTTTCCGATGCGACCACACTTGACGCCATCCGGACGATTTACGATCAAAGTGGGTATGTCGCAGAACCGCATGGTGCGGTGGGGTATCTCGGAGTGAAAGAAGCCCTTTCAAAATTTGACGGAATCGGCGTATTTTTGGAAACGGCGCATCCGATCAAATTCCCGGAAACGGTAGAACCGACATTGGGTATTACGCTACCTTATCCGGAGCAAATCCGTGCGGTGCTCGGAAAGGAAAAGGTAAAAACGCCGATTGCGACGTATGAAGAATTAAAGGACTTCCTGATAAAGTAG
- a CDS encoding helix-turn-helix domain-containing protein, with protein MAAKEVKTYSLGEMKDRYVGPVGTPARDEYEYELRMDVLGKMIKSVRQERNLTQEELGRLVGVQKAQISKLESSANSATIDTIMKVFKALKAEINFNVKLEDQFIKLA; from the coding sequence ATGGCAGCGAAAGAAGTAAAGACCTATTCACTTGGTGAAATGAAAGACAGGTATGTCGGACCGGTGGGGACACCCGCGCGCGACGAATACGAATATGAACTTCGTATGGATGTCCTGGGAAAAATGATTAAATCCGTCCGACAAGAAAGAAACCTGACACAGGAAGAACTCGGACGACTGGTAGGCGTACAGAAAGCCCAAATTTCAAAATTGGAAAGTAGTGCCAACAGTGCGACGATCGATACGATCATGAAAGTCTTCAAAGCCCTGAAAGCGGAAATCAACTTCAATGTTAAACTCGAAGACCAATTTATTAAACTTGCATAA
- a CDS encoding OstA-like protein, translating into MRNRVFLVLFACLAAWSVAAQKGKLIVVEQADHFDIDEVNMPGAALLTGHVRVSHEGAVMTCNKAYFFKNENYLKAFGEVQLVQGDTLYLNSEYAEYNGNVKMAFATGHPVMRSPDMTLRTDTIHFDRNKQEAYYNSPGTIVNKENTLKSQSGRYYAREKKTRFLTAVTVTNPKYVLKSNHLDYYNNAGHAYLFGPSTITGTNGDFIYTEKGFFDNRRNVGHFLNKSYIKYKDRRIEGDSLYYDRAREFASATRNVKITDTINKGVARGHYAEVYKQKDSMFITKRAVVVSFVDNDSVYVHGKRILVTGKPGSRVVRAWPNARYFKTDLTGKCDSIHSDEKTSLTKLIGKPVMWNGENQLTGDVMHLIGNNETQKLDSLKVLQNTFIISKDSAGTGYNQVKGIFLYGKFKDNKLHEADVVKNAEILYYMRNDDDRLIGINKSFCSRINLQLVDNKVDEITQYDKPDSDLYPEKDLPENARLLKGFVWRGDEMIRTKDDIFPPEENEIDAAMQAAKKKDDAKADTPMKVRKETKDYDKNHPGEKKVPAVN; encoded by the coding sequence TTGAGAAACCGCGTTTTTTTGGTACTGTTTGCCTGCCTGGCCGCCTGGTCGGTCGCTGCCCAGAAAGGGAAGCTGATTGTGGTGGAACAGGCCGATCATTTTGACATTGACGAGGTGAATATGCCCGGTGCGGCGCTGCTGACCGGCCATGTGCGCGTGAGCCATGAGGGGGCTGTGATGACCTGCAACAAAGCGTATTTTTTCAAGAACGAGAATTACCTTAAGGCGTTCGGTGAGGTGCAACTGGTGCAGGGCGACACGCTGTATTTGAACAGTGAGTACGCCGAATACAACGGCAACGTAAAAATGGCGTTTGCGACCGGTCATCCGGTGATGCGCTCGCCGGATATGACGCTGCGGACCGATACCATCCATTTCGACCGCAACAAGCAGGAGGCGTATTATAACTCGCCCGGCACGATTGTCAACAAAGAGAATACGCTGAAAAGCCAGTCGGGTCGTTATTATGCCCGCGAGAAGAAGACGCGTTTCCTGACGGCGGTGACGGTGACGAACCCAAAATATGTGTTGAAATCGAACCACCTCGACTATTACAACAACGCCGGGCACGCGTATTTGTTCGGTCCGTCGACGATTACAGGCACCAACGGCGACTTTATCTACACCGAGAAAGGATTCTTCGATAACAGACGGAATGTGGGGCACTTTCTCAACAAATCGTATATCAAATACAAAGACCGACGGATCGAGGGCGACAGCCTCTACTATGACCGGGCGCGTGAATTTGCGTCGGCGACGCGCAACGTGAAGATCACCGATACGATTAACAAGGGTGTGGCGCGCGGGCATTATGCCGAGGTGTATAAACAGAAAGACTCGATGTTCATTACGAAACGCGCCGTTGTGGTGTCGTTTGTCGACAACGACTCGGTTTACGTGCACGGCAAACGCATCCTGGTAACGGGAAAACCGGGTAGCCGTGTGGTGCGGGCGTGGCCGAATGCACGGTATTTCAAGACCGACCTGACCGGCAAATGCGATTCGATCCACTCAGATGAGAAAACCTCGCTCACGAAGCTCATCGGAAAGCCGGTGATGTGGAACGGCGAGAACCAATTGACAGGCGATGTCATGCACCTGATCGGAAATAACGAAACACAGAAACTCGACTCGCTTAAGGTGCTGCAGAACACCTTCATCATCTCGAAAGACTCGGCCGGTACGGGCTATAACCAGGTGAAAGGTATCTTTTTATATGGGAAGTTCAAAGACAACAAGCTGCACGAGGCAGATGTGGTGAAGAACGCGGAAATCCTCTACTACATGCGCAACGACGACGACCGGCTCATTGGCATCAACAAGAGTTTCTGCAGCCGGATCAACCTGCAGTTGGTCGATAATAAGGTCGATGAGATCACGCAATACGACAAGCCCGACAGCGACCTGTATCCGGAGAAAGACCTGCCGGAAAACGCGCGACTGCTGAAAGGATTTGTCTGGCGGGGCGATGAGATGATCCGAACGAAAGACGACATCTTCCCTCCGGAGGAAAACGAAATCGACGCGGCGATGCAGGCTGCGAAAAAGAAAGACGACGCGAAAGCGGATACACCGATGAAAGTGCGAAAGGAAACGAAGGATTATGATAAGAACCATCCGGGGGAGAAGAAGGTACCGGCGGTCAATTAG